One window of the Carnobacterium maltaromaticum DSM 20342 genome contains the following:
- a CDS encoding anthranilate synthase component II — translation MILLVDNYDSFTYNLAQYIGEFAHEVVIKRNDASDLFDSATQADGIILSPGPGTPSTAGNMQELIRIFHQTKPILGICLGHEGIGQFFGAKLVIAESVMHGKVSKISQNGGAIFQQLPDELTVMRYHSLVLLKEHFPETLTILATSMDDHEIMALKVKDYPVYGLQFHPESIGTPNGKKMIENFIKETRKETKVND, via the coding sequence ATGATTTTATTAGTCGATAATTACGATTCATTTACGTATAATCTAGCCCAATATATTGGTGAATTTGCTCATGAAGTCGTCATCAAACGAAATGATGCATCTGATCTTTTTGATAGTGCGACACAAGCTGATGGAATTATTCTTTCGCCTGGTCCAGGCACACCAAGCACTGCTGGTAACATGCAGGAATTAATTCGAATTTTCCATCAAACAAAGCCTATTCTAGGTATTTGTTTAGGACACGAAGGCATTGGTCAATTTTTTGGCGCAAAGTTAGTTATTGCTGAGTCTGTTATGCATGGAAAGGTCTCAAAAATTTCTCAAAATGGCGGAGCTATTTTTCAACAGTTGCCGGATGAATTAACCGTTATGAGATATCATTCACTCGTTTTATTAAAAGAACATTTCCCTGAAACGCTAACTATTCTAGCCACTTCAATGGATGATCATGAAATTATGGCTTTAAAAGTCAAGGATTATCCAGTTTATGGTCTGCAATTTCATCCAGAATCAATTGGAACACCCAACGGTAAAAAAATGATTGAGAATTTTATTAAAGAAACTAGAAAGGAGACGAAAGTAAATGATTGA
- the trpC gene encoding indole-3-glycerol phosphate synthase TrpC, whose product MSFLEEIIAVKNKEVASMQIEEIKKIKKRPSFYQFLKEHPQHMQLIAEIKRASPSKGAIATDIDPLSQAMLYEKAGAGAISVLTDEQFFKGSITDLQRVAEVVNVPLLCKDFIISKKQLIRASNAGASIVLLIVAALSVKQLTELYQAAEELGLEVLVEVHDLAELKIAENLGAKLIGVNNRNLKTFDVSIAVSEILAKELSLKGSTCYISESGFKEKADVQRVAKDYQAVLVGEALMREQSPEQAARNLRIKR is encoded by the coding sequence ATGAGTTTTTTAGAAGAAATTATTGCAGTAAAAAATAAAGAAGTCGCTAGTATGCAAATAGAAGAAATCAAAAAAATTAAGAAACGTCCTTCTTTTTATCAATTTTTAAAAGAGCACCCTCAGCACATGCAACTTATTGCTGAAATTAAACGAGCTTCTCCATCTAAAGGAGCCATTGCTACAGATATAGATCCATTAAGCCAAGCTATGTTGTATGAAAAAGCTGGTGCAGGAGCAATTTCTGTTTTAACGGATGAACAATTTTTTAAAGGCTCCATTACTGATTTACAACGAGTAGCAGAAGTAGTAAATGTGCCGTTATTATGCAAAGACTTCATTATTTCAAAAAAACAATTGATTCGAGCTTCAAATGCTGGAGCATCGATTGTCTTGTTAATTGTTGCCGCTTTGTCTGTTAAACAATTAACTGAGTTGTATCAAGCTGCTGAAGAATTAGGGCTAGAGGTATTAGTTGAAGTTCATGATTTAGCAGAATTAAAAATTGCTGAAAATTTAGGAGCCAAATTAATTGGAGTCAATAACCGTAATTTAAAAACGTTTGACGTCAGCATCGCAGTTAGTGAAATCTTAGCGAAAGAGCTGTCTTTAAAAGGCTCAACTTGCTACATTAGCGAAAGTGGTTTTAAAGAAAAAGCAGATGTTCAGCGTGTTGCCAAAGACTATCAAGCTGTTTTAGTTGGAGAAGCATTGATGCGTGAACAATCACCAGAACAAGCTGCTAGAAATTTGAGGATTAAGCGATGA
- the trpD gene encoding anthranilate phosphoribosyltransferase, with amino-acid sequence MIETLLQKIYRKENLSISETRLIGSYMLSGTASSIEITAFLTALKMKGETIDEMVGMVEAIKSLGASVQEESATAMDNCGTGGDASESFNISTTSAFVLAAAGIPIAKHGNRSISSRSGSSDVCQELGIELNLSIEEATQALKTVGITFIFAPYVHPNMRYVSSIRKELKTPTIFNLIGPLTNPVPLETQLVGIYRRDLIENVALTLQQLGRKRGIVVNGADFMDEASLSGTNHYALLEDGIVSLHTITPEEVGLKTYQLADIKGGDAKENAAILLSVLRGESSAYYDTVLLNSGLGLYANGKVSSIKAGVEMANKVIQSGLALQKLEEIKLFTQGVKQL; translated from the coding sequence ATGATTGAAACATTATTGCAAAAAATTTATCGAAAAGAGAATTTATCGATTTCCGAAACGCGTTTGATTGGAAGCTATATGCTTAGCGGGACAGCTTCATCTATTGAAATTACAGCTTTCTTAACCGCTTTAAAAATGAAAGGTGAAACAATTGATGAGATGGTAGGAATGGTTGAGGCAATTAAAAGTTTAGGAGCATCTGTTCAAGAAGAATCAGCAACAGCCATGGATAATTGCGGCACAGGGGGGGATGCTTCTGAAAGTTTTAATATTAGTACAACCTCAGCTTTTGTTTTAGCCGCAGCTGGGATTCCCATTGCCAAACACGGCAATCGCAGTATTTCTAGCCGTTCTGGAAGTTCAGATGTTTGCCAAGAACTAGGGATTGAATTAAATTTATCTATTGAAGAAGCAACGCAAGCTTTAAAAACAGTTGGAATTACCTTTATATTTGCGCCATATGTACACCCGAATATGAGATATGTTAGTAGTATTCGTAAAGAATTAAAAACTCCAACTATTTTTAATTTAATTGGTCCGCTAACAAATCCTGTTCCTCTTGAAACTCAGTTAGTGGGTATTTATCGGCGGGATTTAATTGAAAATGTGGCATTAACCTTACAACAATTAGGGAGAAAACGAGGAATTGTGGTTAATGGAGCTGATTTTATGGATGAAGCTTCTCTAAGTGGCACCAATCATTATGCATTGCTAGAAGATGGAATAGTCAGTCTCCATACTATTACACCGGAAGAAGTCGGCTTGAAAACCTATCAACTAGCAGATATTAAAGGTGGCGATGCCAAAGAAAATGCGGCAATCTTACTAAGTGTACTACGAGGAGAATCAAGTGCCTATTATGATACGGTTTTATTAAATAGTGGATTGGGGCTTTATGCCAATGGAAAAGTCAGCTCAATTAAAGCCGGAGTCGAAATGGCAAATAAAGTAATCCAGTCAGGCTTAGCCTTACAAAAATTAGAGGAAATCAAACTATTTACCCAAGGAGTGAAACAATTATGA